Proteins from one Romboutsia sp. CE17 genomic window:
- a CDS encoding MurR/RpiR family transcriptional regulator, translating into MNDKEKIEMKDSKDLISNIQGQYARLSKGQKLIAQYILNNYDKVAFMTACKLGETVGVSESTVVRFANALGYSGYPKLQDALQELIKNKLTTVQRVEMARSEYSDDATILNKVLKSDIDNIRDTLEGIDKNAFKCAAESILKARKIYILGMRSSFTIAQYLGFYLDIILDNVHIVRMDMGDAFEQVVRMNEEDVLISISFPRYSRKSYQVAKYAKSKGAHIISITDSMFSPVASLSDNILLVKSNMASFVDSLVPALSVANALAISVGMKEKEDIKEYFNDLETIWKEYAVYEQKY; encoded by the coding sequence ATGAACGATAAAGAAAAAATAGAAATGAAGGATAGTAAAGATCTTATTTCAAATATACAAGGCCAATACGCAAGGCTAAGTAAGGGGCAAAAGCTTATTGCTCAATATATATTAAATAATTATGACAAGGTTGCATTTATGACAGCATGTAAACTTGGTGAAACTGTAGGTGTAAGTGAATCAACAGTAGTTAGGTTTGCTAATGCACTAGGATATTCTGGTTATCCAAAGTTACAAGATGCGTTACAGGAACTTATAAAAAATAAATTAACAACAGTTCAAAGGGTTGAAATGGCTCGTAGTGAATATTCAGATGATGCAACTATATTAAATAAAGTATTAAAAAGTGACATTGATAATATAAGAGACACTTTAGAGGGAATAGATAAAAATGCTTTTAAATGTGCGGCAGAGAGTATTTTAAAAGCAAGAAAAATATATATATTAGGAATGAGAAGTTCATTTACAATAGCTCAGTACTTAGGATTTTATTTAGATATAATACTTGATAATGTACACATAGTAAGAATGGATATGGGAGATGCATTTGAACAGGTAGTAAGAATGAATGAAGAGGATGTTCTTATAAGTATAAGTTTCCCAAGATATTCAAGAAAATCTTATCAGGTGGCTAAATACGCTAAAAGTAAGGGAGCTCATATAATATCAATAACTGATAGTATGTTTTCTCCAGTAGCATCTCTTTCAGATAATATATTATTAGTTAAAAGTAATATGGCTTCATTTGTTGATTCATTAGTTCCAGCATTAAGTGTAGCAAATGCTTTAGCTATTTCTGTAGGGATGAAAGAAAAAGAAGATATTAAAGAGTACTTTAATGATTTAGAAACTATCTGGAAAGAATATGCAGTATACGAACAAAAATATTAA
- a CDS encoding pseudouridine synthase — translation MRINKYIASCGIASRRKAEEFILDKRVKVNGEIISELSFNIDETKDIVEVDGKVISLSENYVYIVLNKPEGYITTVKDQFDRPSVLDLVTDIKERVYPIGRLDYETSGLLILTNDGDLTYKLTHPKHEVDKTYVALVKGEPTYEELKRFREGLEIEDYKTAPAKIRIVDKNEEKNYCKCEIKIHEGRNRQVRKMCKAINHPVLRLRRVAMGNIKLRGIKVGEYRHLTKEEVEYLKSI, via the coding sequence ATGAGAATAAATAAATATATAGCTTCTTGTGGTATAGCATCAAGAAGAAAAGCTGAAGAATTTATATTAGATAAAAGAGTTAAAGTTAATGGAGAGATAATAAGTGAATTATCTTTTAATATAGATGAAACTAAAGATATAGTTGAGGTAGATGGAAAAGTAATATCTTTGAGTGAAAATTATGTGTATATAGTACTAAACAAGCCAGAAGGATATATAACAACTGTAAAAGACCAGTTTGATAGACCTAGTGTATTAGACTTAGTTACAGATATAAAAGAAAGGGTATATCCTATTGGAAGGCTTGATTATGAAACTAGCGGACTTTTAATATTAACTAATGATGGAGACTTAACATATAAGTTGACACATCCAAAACATGAAGTAGATAAAACATATGTAGCTTTAGTAAAAGGAGAGCCTACATATGAAGAACTAAAAAGGTTTAGAGAAGGGCTAGAAATAGAGGATTATAAAACAGCTCCAGCAAAAATTAGAATAGTAGACAAAAATGAAGAAAAGAATTACTGTAAGTGTGAAATAAAAATACATGAAGGTAGAAATAGACAAGTTAGAAAAATGTGTAAAGCTATAAACCATCCAGTACTAAGACTTAGAAGAGTTGCTATGGGAAATATTAAGTTAAGAGGAATTAAGGTTGGAGAATATAGACACTTAACTAAGGAAGAAGTAGAGTATTTAAAAAGTATATAA
- a CDS encoding SIR2 family protein: MKIAIFLGAGASAAENLPIQNELFSEYFKNLKPSDYDKEMNKELHRFFDQMFNIDLKKEKIDKVNFPTFEEVLGLLDLAEQRREFFKNFALEIVNKESDSIRFIRQYLILLMAKSVNKKNANTYHKLLVNNLLKEGMLLDTTFISANYDINIDNTIASLYDKEKSPIMLDYGINFTNFSQGSNWIKPKEPMVELYKIHGSLNWMYCPICSSLTLTPYEGGVMRILDNIEGAKCLNCNEITVPIIVPPTYFKNISNVFLNIVWNESEKALRESDILIFCGYSFPEADMHIKYMLKRVQTSRNKPPLKIMVFNNHQGKKDDSLKKEEARYKRFLGEHVVFTNKSFQDFAKNPGIYIKSLLNK, from the coding sequence ATGAAAATAGCTATTTTCTTAGGTGCTGGAGCATCAGCTGCAGAAAATCTACCAATACAAAATGAGCTTTTTAGTGAGTATTTTAAAAATTTAAAACCTAGTGATTATGATAAAGAAATGAACAAAGAATTACATAGATTTTTTGATCAAATGTTTAATATAGATTTGAAAAAAGAAAAAATAGATAAAGTTAATTTTCCAACATTCGAAGAAGTATTAGGGCTTTTAGATTTAGCCGAACAAAGAAGAGAATTTTTTAAAAATTTTGCTCTAGAGATAGTTAATAAAGAAAGTGATAGTATAAGATTTATTAGACAGTATTTAATTTTACTAATGGCTAAATCTGTAAATAAAAAGAATGCTAATACTTATCATAAATTGCTTGTAAATAATTTACTAAAAGAAGGTATGTTACTAGATACAACTTTTATCAGTGCTAACTATGATATTAATATAGATAATACTATCGCTAGTCTATATGATAAAGAGAAGTCACCTATAATGTTAGATTATGGGATAAATTTCACTAATTTTTCACAAGGGTCTAATTGGATAAAACCAAAAGAACCAATGGTTGAATTATATAAAATACATGGATCTTTAAATTGGATGTACTGTCCTATATGTAGTAGCCTAACATTAACTCCATATGAAGGTGGAGTTATGAGAATTCTTGATAATATTGAGGGAGCTAAGTGTTTAAATTGTAATGAGATAACTGTTCCTATTATAGTACCTCCAACTTACTTTAAAAATATATCTAATGTATTTTTAAATATTGTGTGGAATGAAAGTGAAAAAGCTCTAAGAGAAAGTGATATATTAATATTTTGTGGATATTCATTTCCAGAGGCTGATATGCATATAAAGTATATGTTAAAAAGAGTCCAAACGAGTAGAAATAAACCCCCATTAAAAATTATGGTATTTAATAATCATCAAGGCAAAAAAGATGACTCATTAAAAAAAGAAGAAGCTAGATATAAAAGATTTTTGGGAGAACATGTAGTATTTACAAATAAATCTTTTCAAGATTTTGCTAAGAATCCGGGAATATATATAAAATCTTTATTAAATAAATAA
- a CDS encoding AraC family transcriptional regulator, protein MQVYDINIDENQRETTKHGSSEFPIAIYSTQINKNVLGFVDWHWHEELQFCIVIKGIVNFNVEGETIILSQGEGLFINSQQLHSAKNHEDIESAYICFDFHPSLIYGFAGNIINIKYIRPYLDNPMIKYCVFDNKTDWKSSVLKELEEIYNEYNEENIGFELKILMLLLSIWNKMVKNYFTIFSSNKLIYNTSRIKIIINYVHNHYMEKINLKDISDEVNLSRSACCREFKKYMNCSIFEYITNYRLVVSENLLITTNESITDIAYQCGFGSASYFIEKFKLQTGVSPFVYRKKNK, encoded by the coding sequence ATGCAAGTTTATGATATAAATATTGATGAAAATCAAAGAGAAACAACTAAACATGGATCTTCTGAATTTCCAATTGCCATATATTCAACTCAGATTAATAAAAATGTATTGGGGTTTGTTGATTGGCATTGGCATGAAGAGCTTCAATTTTGTATTGTTATAAAGGGAATTGTAAATTTTAATGTTGAAGGAGAAACAATAATATTATCACAAGGAGAAGGATTATTTATTAATTCTCAGCAATTACATAGTGCAAAAAATCATGAAGATATTGAGAGTGCTTATATTTGTTTTGATTTTCATCCAAGTCTTATTTACGGCTTTGCAGGAAATATAATAAACATAAAATATATTAGACCATATTTAGATAATCCAATGATAAAATACTGTGTTTTTGATAATAAAACTGATTGGAAATCCAGCGTATTAAAAGAGCTTGAGGAAATTTATAATGAGTATAATGAAGAAAATATTGGATTTGAATTGAAAATACTTATGTTACTATTAAGTATTTGGAACAAGATGGTTAAAAATTATTTCACAATATTTTCTAGTAATAAGCTAATTTATAATACATCTCGAATAAAGATAATTATAAATTATGTTCATAATCACTATATGGAAAAAATCAATTTAAAAGATATATCAGATGAAGTGAATTTATCAAGGAGTGCTTGCTGTAGAGAATTTAAAAAATATATGAATTGTTCTATTTTTGAGTATATTACTAATTATAGATTAGTTGTAAGTGAAAATTTGCTAATCACAACTAATGAATCTATTACTGACATAGCTTATCAATGCGGATTTGGAAGTGCCAGTTATTTTATTGAAAAATTTAAACTACAAACAGGAGTTTCACCTTTTGTTTATAGAAAGAAAAATAAGTAA
- a CDS encoding DMT family transporter, with translation MKDSSRVKGLFLVIFGTFLWGVSGVVAQYLFERENFTPEWLVVVRMIISGTIILVFSLLKGDKNVIEIWSKKENIIKILIFALFGMLGVQYTYFAAILHGNAATATILQYLSPVIITIYLAFSSKKLPSLKQISCIFMAILGTFLIITKGNLSTLAISKEAIFFGVLSAFACAIYTLQPSKLLKNYGSLCIVGWGMFIGGIAFSFFYPPFNCIGNWSFKSVLAIAFVVLFGTLIAFYCYLESLKYIEPYEASVFTCIEPLSASILSIIFLNVSFSLIQLVGILCIIITISILSFSKKNDNSVDIEKC, from the coding sequence ATGAAAGATTCATCAAGGGTAAAGGGTCTATTTCTAGTAATATTTGGAACATTTCTTTGGGGTGTTTCGGGAGTTGTAGCCCAATATTTATTTGAAAGGGAAAATTTTACACCAGAGTGGCTTGTAGTTGTTAGAATGATAATTTCTGGAACAATTATTTTAGTTTTTTCTTTACTTAAAGGTGATAAAAATGTAATTGAAATATGGAGTAAAAAAGAAAATATTATTAAGATTTTAATATTTGCTTTATTTGGAATGCTAGGTGTTCAATATACTTATTTTGCTGCTATACTTCATGGAAATGCTGCAACTGCAACAATACTTCAATATTTATCACCTGTGATAATTACAATTTATTTAGCTTTTTCTAGTAAAAAACTTCCATCATTAAAACAAATATCTTGTATTTTTATGGCAATTTTAGGAACTTTTTTAATTATTACAAAAGGAAATTTAAGCACTTTAGCAATATCTAAAGAAGCTATTTTCTTTGGGGTATTATCTGCATTTGCATGTGCTATATATACATTACAACCTTCTAAATTGTTAAAAAATTATGGTTCATTATGTATAGTTGGATGGGGTATGTTCATTGGTGGTATTGCTTTTAGCTTCTTTTATCCTCCGTTTAATTGTATAGGAAATTGGTCTTTTAAATCAGTCTTAGCCATTGCTTTTGTAGTATTATTTGGTACATTAATTGCATTTTATTGTTATTTAGAAAGTTTAAAATATATTGAGCCTTATGAAGCTAGTGTGTTTACTTGTATAGAACCTCTATCTGCATCTATACTTTCAATAATTTTTTTAAATGTAAGCTTTAGCTTAATACAATTAGTTGGCATATTATGTATAATTATTACAATTTCAATACTTTCATTTAGCAAAAAAAATGATAATTCGGTAGATATTGAAAAGTGTTAA
- a CDS encoding tRNA (mnm(5)s(2)U34)-methyltransferase has protein sequence MIKAKFLTKITEINKLFIEDVISNGDIVVDATMGNGYDTKYLAEKVGENGFVYSFDIQEEAIKSTNKRLEKANLLDRVKLILDGHENMENYVKEEVSCVLFNLGYLPRADHNVITRPDTTLKAIKSSLKLLKPHGVVSIAIYTGHEGGMEEKNIVYEFVKELDQNEFNVLESKFVNQINNPPQLILIEKKKEY, from the coding sequence ATGATTAAAGCTAAGTTTTTAACTAAAATTACAGAGATTAATAAGTTATTCATTGAAGACGTTATATCAAATGGAGATATAGTTGTTGATGCTACAATGGGAAATGGTTATGATACAAAGTATTTAGCAGAAAAAGTAGGCGAAAATGGTTTTGTATACAGCTTTGATATACAAGAAGAAGCAATAAAATCTACAAATAAAAGATTAGAAAAAGCTAATTTATTAGATCGTGTAAAGCTAATATTAGATGGCCATGAAAATATGGAGAATTATGTAAAAGAAGAAGTATCATGTGTACTTTTTAATTTAGGGTACTTACCAAGAGCTGATCATAATGTTATAACAAGACCGGACACAACATTAAAAGCTATAAAATCATCATTAAAGTTATTAAAGCCTCATGGTGTAGTAAGTATAGCTATTTATACAGGTCATGAAGGTGGCATGGAGGAAAAAAATATAGTTTATGAATTTGTTAAAGAACTTGATCAAAATGAGTTTAATGTACTAGAAAGCAAATTTGTAAATCAAATAAATAACCCTCCTCAACTTATATTGATTGAAAAGAAAAAAGAGTATTAA
- a CDS encoding kinase has product MVNFDINGAIVEFDDTMDNYNSIRKQFQSYALNTSNTFEEKCLNNFHTIKQISDQALAFGEELIDGIIKKGVETIVTYKVITIDFNIFKEQYCKKYLDFPRLFNNLIKENMNSNGKGRKNNITKFYEIKPIIKKLAEYIYNDCFNIHYAIIDALLDNNVNKVHCYIDNKSIRQANALFNNYKDGFIGKPDECKVVEQIISLNPYRIDIYEYFIKEDGDFSCEIERLANYLGYDISEYKANLMDIYIKELIETDSVLDIEGCKEKVKKYAKYIGCRDDLIYITRIDAIYTFENA; this is encoded by the coding sequence ATGGTTAATTTTGATATAAATGGTGCTATCGTGGAGTTTGATGACACTATGGATAATTATAATAGCATAAGAAAGCAATTCCAGTCTTATGCTTTAAATACATCTAATACTTTTGAGGAAAAGTGCTTAAATAATTTTCATACTATAAAACAAATATCAGATCAAGCCTTAGCTTTTGGAGAAGAATTAATAGATGGTATTATAAAAAAAGGTGTAGAAACAATAGTTACATATAAGGTAATAACTATAGACTTTAATATTTTTAAAGAGCAATACTGTAAAAAATATTTAGATTTTCCTAGATTATTTAATAATTTAATAAAAGAGAACATGAACTCAAATGGAAAAGGACGTAAAAATAATATAACTAAGTTTTATGAAATAAAGCCTATTATAAAAAAATTAGCAGAATACATTTATAATGATTGTTTTAATATACATTACGCAATAATAGATGCCTTATTGGATAATAATGTAAATAAAGTACACTGTTATATAGATAATAAATCAATAAGACAAGCAAATGCTTTATTTAACAATTATAAGGATGGATTTATAGGAAAGCCAGATGAGTGTAAAGTTGTAGAGCAAATAATATCTTTAAATCCATATAGAATAGATATTTATGAGTACTTTATAAAAGAAGATGGAGACTTTTCTTGTGAAATAGAAAGATTAGCTAATTATTTAGGTTATGATATAAGTGAATACAAAGCTAATTTAATGGATATTTACATAAAAGAATTAATAGAAACGGATAGTGTGTTAGATATAGAGGGATGCAAAGAAAAGGTAAAAAAATATGCTAAATATATAGGATGTAGAGATGATTTAATATATATTACAAGAATCGATGCTATATACACTTTTGAAAATGCTTAA
- a CDS encoding DUF554 domain-containing protein encodes MLGTIVNTVAIATCCIIGILIKGNIPDKLSNTVINGIALCVMYIGISGALEGSSTLVMIISIVIGSIIGELIDIDKWLNRLGDFLEMKICKNNKGKETSIAQGFVSASLLFCVGAMAVVGSLESGLKGVHDTLFAKSILDGILAIIFSASMGIGVIFSAISVFIYQGTITIGASFLSGLLSESVINSMTAVGSLVIMALGLNMLKVCNIKVANLLPAMFIPVILGIFNMI; translated from the coding sequence ATGTTAGGAACAATAGTAAACACAGTGGCAATAGCTACATGTTGTATTATTGGTATTTTAATTAAAGGAAATATACCGGATAAACTTAGTAATACTGTAATAAATGGTATAGCACTATGTGTAATGTATATAGGAATATCTGGAGCTCTTGAAGGTAGCAGTACTTTAGTAATGATAATATCTATAGTCATAGGGTCCATAATAGGAGAGTTAATAGATATAGATAAATGGTTAAATAGATTAGGAGATTTTTTAGAAATGAAAATCTGTAAAAATAACAAAGGAAAAGAGACATCTATTGCTCAAGGATTTGTTTCAGCAAGTTTATTATTCTGTGTTGGAGCAATGGCAGTAGTTGGTTCTTTAGAAAGTGGACTTAAGGGAGTTCATGATACTTTATTTGCAAAATCAATATTAGATGGAATTTTAGCAATTATTTTTTCTGCATCAATGGGAATTGGTGTCATATTTTCTGCAATATCTGTATTTATTTATCAAGGAACTATAACTATTGGAGCTTCTTTTTTATCAGGATTGTTGAGTGAAAGTGTAATAAATTCAATGACTGCAGTAGGTAGTTTAGTAATAATGGCACTAGGTCTTAACATGTTAAAGGTATGTAACATAAAAGTAGCTAATTTGCTACCAGCTATGTTTATTCCTGTAATTTTGGGGATTTTCAACATGATATAA
- a CDS encoding ABC transporter permease, translating to MRISKLSPAYKNYLNDIKKEKYKILIYQILLLVGLLVLWEVLADAGFISTFLFSKPSDIYRLFIKYLLTGELLTHIGVSVYETVLGLVIGTVLGIIIAIALWWSERLSKILDPFLVVLNALPKTALAPIIIVWVGAGVKGIVVTAVTISIVVTILSSYNYFTNVDEEKIKMLKSFGASKFQLLYKLILPANIGNLINLTKINIGMAWVGVIVGEFLVSRYGIGYLIVYGSQVFKLDLVMMGVFVLAVCAWLMYAIVNLIEKFYKRKRS from the coding sequence ATGAGAATTAGTAAACTATCTCCAGCATATAAAAATTATCTTAATGATATAAAAAAAGAAAAATATAAAATTTTAATATATCAAATATTATTATTAGTTGGTTTACTTGTACTTTGGGAAGTTCTTGCTGATGCAGGGTTTATAAGTACTTTCTTATTTAGTAAACCTAGTGATATTTATAGATTATTTATCAAATATCTTCTAACTGGTGAGTTATTAACTCATATCGGAGTTTCTGTATATGAAACAGTTTTAGGGCTTGTAATTGGTACGGTACTAGGAATAATAATTGCTATAGCTCTTTGGTGGTCTGAAAGATTATCTAAAATCTTAGATCCATTCTTAGTAGTTTTAAACGCACTTCCTAAAACTGCACTTGCACCTATTATAATAGTTTGGGTCGGAGCTGGTGTAAAAGGAATAGTTGTTACTGCAGTTACTATTTCAATTGTTGTTACAATCCTATCTTCTTATAATTATTTTACTAACGTTGATGAAGAAAAAATTAAAATGTTAAAAAGTTTTGGTGCTTCTAAATTCCAACTATTATATAAACTTATTTTACCAGCTAATATTGGTAATTTAATTAATTTAACTAAGATTAATATTGGTATGGCATGGGTCGGAGTTATTGTAGGTGAATTCTTAGTTTCACGCTATGGTATTGGTTATCTAATAGTATATGGAAGCCAAGTATTTAAACTTGATTTGGTTATGATGGGAGTATTTGTTCTTGCAGTATGTGCATGGCTTATGTATGCTATTGTAAATTTAATCGAAAAATTTTATAAAAGGAAAAGATCATAA
- a CDS encoding FAD-dependent oxidoreductase: MNNVGYLTESGKYFTQEEAISEAKRCLLCDEAYCSKSCPIGVDPKNIVKLVADGNLDEAVKTIREKNPLAAICARVCPYETYCVGGCKNTNLEEPIMIPYIEKFLTEYEKDNYWKSEKSKSEVKCNGKKVAIIGAGPSGLTASAMLARDGYDVTVIEAREEVGGWLSYGIPPHRLPKHAIKQDVEYIESLGVKFRTNTMVGKDITLDDLRKEGFEAFLLSCGLSKGRVLNIKGSEYEGVMSAVSFLAEAKSKDGHVNVGKSAVVIGGGDVAMDCGTTAKLIGYDKVRVVVRNGLEEMTASKKELNYLRFVNVPIFDHFDSVEILGDENNKACAIKFKGTNDNSDLLIEADTIIFAVGQMADGIKDIAPVELDKRGCVITENFRTSIEDVFATGDIIQGQKTACYATALGKQVALEIENYLK, translated from the coding sequence ATGAATAATGTAGGGTATTTAACTGAGTCAGGTAAATATTTTACTCAAGAAGAAGCTATTTCAGAAGCAAAGAGATGTTTACTATGCGATGAAGCCTATTGTAGTAAAAGTTGTCCAATTGGGGTAGATCCTAAAAATATTGTAAAATTAGTAGCTGATGGTAATTTAGATGAAGCAGTCAAAACTATTAGAGAGAAAAATCCTTTAGCGGCTATATGTGCTAGAGTTTGTCCTTATGAAACATATTGTGTAGGAGGATGCAAAAATACAAATCTAGAAGAACCTATAATGATCCCATACATAGAAAAATTCCTTACTGAATACGAAAAAGATAATTACTGGAAAAGTGAAAAATCTAAGAGTGAAGTTAAATGCAATGGAAAAAAAGTTGCTATAATAGGAGCAGGTCCATCAGGTCTTACAGCTTCAGCTATGTTAGCTAGAGATGGCTATGATGTAACTGTTATAGAAGCTAGAGAAGAGGTAGGTGGATGGTTAAGTTATGGAATACCACCACATAGATTACCAAAACATGCAATAAAGCAAGACGTAGAATATATTGAGAGTTTAGGGGTAAAATTTAGAACTAACACAATGGTGGGAAAAGATATTACATTAGATGATTTAAGAAAAGAAGGATTTGAAGCATTCTTATTATCCTGTGGATTAAGTAAAGGTAGAGTTTTAAATATAAAAGGTTCAGAATATGAAGGAGTAATGAGCGCAGTAAGTTTCTTGGCTGAAGCAAAAAGCAAAGATGGACATGTAAATGTTGGTAAAAGTGCAGTTGTAATTGGTGGAGGAGATGTAGCAATGGACTGTGGAACAACTGCTAAGCTAATAGGATATGATAAAGTTAGAGTAGTTGTAAGAAATGGTCTTGAAGAAATGACTGCAAGTAAAAAGGAACTAAATTACTTAAGGTTTGTTAATGTTCCTATATTTGACCATTTTGATTCAGTTGAAATTTTAGGAGATGAAAATAATAAGGCATGTGCAATAAAATTTAAAGGGACAAATGATAACTCAGATTTATTAATAGAAGCAGATACAATAATATTTGCAGTAGGACAAATGGCAGACGGAATAAAAGATATAGCCCCAGTTGAATTAGACAAAAGAGGATGTGTTATTACAGAGAATTTTAGAACTAGTATAGAAGATGTATTTGCTACAGGTGATATAATTCAAGGTCAAAAAACTGCATGTTATGCAACTGCATTAGGAAAGCAAGTTGCTTTGGAAATAGAAAATTATCTAAAGTAA
- a CDS encoding DUF3990 domain-containing protein: MTRTLYHGTSVEFDGNNIDLNASSRPKDFGNGFYLTSIYEQARNWSKRSRQILNNKNSIIKEYIYKEKESFETLNILILNEYNKEWLDYILKNRNKINDCEDNYDIVIGLMADGKIKQLMRDYISDFITEDELLEELQFEYKTDQYTFKTKNSLNMLTFIKDNYDKDGSGSYGK; encoded by the coding sequence ATGACGAGAACTTTATATCATGGAACTTCTGTTGAATTCGATGGTAACAACATAGATTTAAATGCAAGCAGTAGGCCTAAAGATTTTGGTAATGGGTTTTATCTTACCTCTATATATGAACAAGCAAGGAATTGGTCAAAGAGAAGTAGGCAAATTTTAAATAATAAAAATTCAATAATAAAAGAGTATATATATAAGGAAAAGGAGAGTTTTGAAACATTAAATATTCTTATATTAAATGAGTACAATAAAGAATGGTTAGATTATATTTTAAAAAATAGAAATAAAATCAATGATTGTGAGGATAATTATGATATAGTAATTGGATTAATGGCAGATGGGAAGATAAAACAGCTAATGAGAGACTATATAAGTGATTTTATTACGGAAGATGAACTTTTAGAAGAATTACAATTTGAATATAAAACAGATCAATATACTTTTAAAACAAAGAATTCACTGAATATGTTAACTTTTATAAAAGATAATTATGATAAAGATGGGAGTGGTAGCTATGGTAAGTGA
- a CDS encoding ABC transporter ATP-binding protein encodes MQTIVEVKDLYKNFYSKEGEVEVLKNISFTLKEGEILTLLGPSGSGKSTILNILTNLLKPTSGEVNIKGTIGYMFQKDHLLEWRNIMDNITIGLEIQNKKTPEAMARIEKLLKTYDLWEFRNMYPNELSGGMRQRVALIRTLSVNPSILLLDEPFSALDYQNRLLVSDDVYRIIRNEGKSAILVTHDISEAISMSDQVAILSRRPATVKHIYDIHLEMDGERTPLKSRKVPEFQNYFDILWKELDTYEN; translated from the coding sequence ATGCAAACAATAGTAGAAGTAAAAGACCTCTATAAAAACTTTTATAGTAAAGAAGGAGAAGTAGAAGTACTAAAAAACATCAGCTTTACTTTAAAAGAAGGTGAAATCTTAACACTCCTTGGACCATCTGGAAGTGGAAAGTCTACTATTTTAAACATACTTACAAATCTTTTAAAACCAACATCAGGAGAAGTAAATATAAAAGGAACTATAGGATATATGTTTCAAAAAGACCATCTACTTGAATGGCGAAATATAATGGACAATATAACTATTGGGCTTGAAATACAAAATAAAAAAACACCTGAAGCTATGGCTAGAATAGAAAAACTTTTAAAAACATATGACTTATGGGAATTTAGGAATATGTATCCTAATGAATTATCTGGTGGTATGAGACAAAGGGTTGCATTAATTAGAACACTATCAGTTAATCCATCAATATTACTTTTAGACGAACCATTCTCGGCTCTTGATTATCAAAATAGACTTTTAGTTAGTGATGATGTTTATAGAATTATTAGAAATGAAGGTAAGTCTGCAATACTAGTTACTCATGATATATCAGAAGCAATTAGTATGTCTGATCAAGTAGCCATCTTATCAAGAAGACCTGCTACAGTAAAACATATATATGATATACACCTAGAAATGGATGGAGAAAGAACTCCTCTTAAGAGTCGTAAGGTTCCTGAGTTCCAAAATTACTTTGATATTTTATGGAAGGAGCTTGATACTTATGAGAATTAG